In Arthrobacter citreus, a genomic segment contains:
- the uvrB gene encoding excinuclease ABC subunit UvrB has product MSLAQDIKRVVAPFEVISDYSPAGDQPTAIKELAERIKAGEKDVVLLGATGTGKSATAAWLVEQVQRPTLVMVQNKTLAAQLANEFRELLPNNAVEYFVSYYDYYQPEAYVPQTDTFIEKDSSINEEVERLRHSATNALLTRRDVIVVATVSCIYGLGTPEEYIEQMVTLRRGQQMNRDDLLRRFVGMQYARNDMDFHRGTFRVRGDTVEIIPMYEENALRIEFFGDEIENIYTLHPLTGDVIREEEEMYVFPASHYVAGEDRMQRAIRNIEDELQVRLAELESQNKLVEAQRLRMRTTYDLEMMQQMGFCNGIENYSRHIDGRGPGTAPHCLLDYFPDDFLLVVDESHVTIPQIGAMYEGDMSRKRTLVDHGFRLPSAMDNRPLKWDEFLERIGQTIYMSATPGKYELSKSDGYVEQIIRPTGLVDPQVIVKPSKGQIDDLLGEIRTRTERNERVLVTTLTKRMAEDLTGYLLEHGVKVEYLHSDVDTLRRVELLRELRMGTFDVLVGINLLREGLDLPEVSLVSILDADKEGFLRSSTSLIQTIGRAARNVSGEVHMYADRITDSMAKAIDETNRRRDIQIAYNKKHGVDPQPLRKKIADITDSLAREDADTKALLAEAAEKKNRKTTGKGKGGIRKDGLAAAPAEDLAGLIASMTEQMHAAAAELQFELAARLRDEVGDLKKELRQMQNAGHA; this is encoded by the coding sequence ATGAGTCTTGCGCAGGACATCAAAAGAGTTGTCGCCCCCTTCGAAGTCATCAGCGATTACTCGCCCGCCGGCGATCAGCCCACCGCCATTAAGGAACTCGCCGAACGCATCAAGGCCGGCGAAAAGGACGTGGTCCTCCTCGGTGCCACGGGTACCGGTAAGAGTGCGACGGCGGCATGGCTGGTGGAGCAGGTCCAGCGGCCCACGCTGGTGATGGTGCAGAACAAGACGCTGGCCGCCCAGCTGGCCAACGAGTTCCGCGAGCTGCTGCCCAACAATGCGGTCGAGTACTTTGTCTCGTACTACGACTACTACCAGCCCGAGGCCTACGTACCGCAGACGGATACCTTCATTGAGAAGGACTCCTCGATCAATGAGGAAGTGGAACGGCTGCGGCACTCCGCGACCAACGCCCTGCTGACCCGGCGCGACGTCATTGTGGTGGCAACCGTGTCCTGCATCTACGGCCTGGGCACCCCGGAAGAGTACATCGAGCAAATGGTGACCCTGCGCCGGGGGCAGCAGATGAACCGCGATGACCTGCTGCGCCGGTTCGTGGGGATGCAGTACGCCCGCAACGACATGGACTTCCACCGCGGGACCTTCCGGGTCCGGGGTGACACCGTGGAGATCATCCCGATGTATGAGGAAAACGCGCTGCGGATCGAGTTCTTCGGCGACGAGATCGAGAACATCTACACCCTGCACCCGCTGACCGGCGATGTCATCCGCGAGGAAGAGGAAATGTACGTCTTCCCGGCTTCCCACTATGTGGCGGGCGAGGACCGGATGCAGCGGGCCATCCGCAATATCGAAGATGAACTGCAGGTGCGCCTGGCCGAGCTGGAATCCCAGAACAAGCTGGTGGAGGCGCAGCGGCTGCGGATGCGCACCACCTATGACCTGGAAATGATGCAGCAGATGGGCTTCTGCAACGGCATCGAGAACTACTCCCGGCACATCGACGGCCGCGGTCCCGGCACCGCGCCGCACTGCCTGCTGGATTACTTCCCCGATGATTTCCTGCTGGTGGTGGATGAATCCCACGTCACCATTCCGCAGATCGGCGCCATGTATGAAGGCGACATGTCCCGCAAGCGCACCCTCGTGGACCACGGCTTCCGGCTGCCCTCGGCCATGGACAACCGGCCGCTGAAATGGGACGAGTTCCTGGAGCGGATTGGGCAGACCATCTACATGTCCGCCACGCCCGGAAAGTACGAGCTGTCCAAATCCGATGGCTACGTGGAGCAGATCATCCGTCCCACCGGGCTGGTGGATCCGCAGGTGATCGTCAAGCCGTCCAAGGGTCAGATCGATGACCTGCTGGGCGAGATCCGGACCCGCACCGAGCGCAACGAACGCGTCCTGGTGACAACGCTGACCAAGCGGATGGCCGAGGACCTCACCGGCTACCTGCTGGAGCACGGCGTCAAGGTGGAGTACCTGCACTCCGACGTTGACACCCTGCGCCGCGTGGAGCTGCTGCGCGAGCTGCGGATGGGCACCTTCGACGTGCTGGTGGGCATCAACCTGCTCCGTGAGGGCCTGGACCTTCCCGAGGTGTCGCTGGTGTCGATCCTCGACGCCGACAAGGAGGGCTTCCTGCGCTCCTCCACCTCGCTGATCCAGACCATCGGCCGTGCCGCCCGCAACGTCTCCGGCGAGGTGCACATGTACGCGGACCGGATCACCGACTCGATGGCGAAAGCCATTGACGAAACCAACCGCCGCCGCGACATCCAAATCGCGTACAACAAGAAGCACGGCGTGGATCCGCAGCCGCTGCGCAAGAAGATCGCCGACATCACCGATTCCCTGGCCCGGGAAGACGCGGACACCAAGGCGCTGCTGGCCGAAGCCGCGGAAAAGAAGAACCGCAAGACCACCGGAAAGGGCAAGGGCGGGATCCGCAAGGACGGCCTGGCCGCTGCTCCCGCAGAGGATTTGGCCGGGCTGATTGCGTCCATGACCGAGCAGATGCACGCGGCGGCTGCGGAGCTGCAGTTCGAGCTGGCCGCCCGGCTGCGCGACGAGGTGGGGGACCTGAAGAAGGAACTGCGGCAAATGCAGAACGCCGGGCACGCCTAA
- a CDS encoding ferredoxin reductase, with protein MIELGTVAAVQESQRIRGLEMPWNRVMGSTGGAAGAARALGPWHPQEFMAECVEVVPEVGGMMTFVFRRCDGAPLAFRSGQYVNVAFPVTGEGQEAVDRSYSLSSSPTKPWTFDITVKRDPQGLVSPWVHENVKPGTVLEMLGPVGAFHLPDADRRARYLLLAAGAGITPIMSMVRTIHSLPGQSDVIVLYHGAAAGGFAFHLELTYIASVDSRIKVFYSLGDRSQPEGWEWLTGRLTAAMLDEVAPDANGRQVYACGPESYLNTAAELLGKVGVDDTSIHMEFFSGDRQTRLEYRSELAFAVDIAEGITKEIAGSAEDYYERQPAAFGLYEPGHDAGGTRKSTGLPLETADPGGPPAKAAAGSTDAGTDAGTEEGTPDASSFDTVGTGSLTLSFMRTGINVRIDPAEHILGVAQRAGVRIGANCKEGMCGSCKVVKLSGDVEMNHQGGIRSREIDAGKFLPCCSTARTDLVIDA; from the coding sequence ATGATTGAACTCGGCACCGTCGCGGCAGTCCAGGAGTCACAGCGCATCCGCGGTCTTGAGATGCCGTGGAACCGGGTGATGGGCAGCACGGGGGGTGCCGCCGGTGCCGCCCGCGCTTTGGGTCCCTGGCATCCGCAGGAGTTCATGGCTGAATGCGTCGAGGTGGTTCCCGAGGTGGGCGGCATGATGACGTTCGTGTTCCGCCGCTGCGACGGCGCGCCTCTGGCGTTCCGGTCCGGCCAGTACGTGAACGTCGCCTTTCCAGTGACCGGTGAAGGCCAGGAGGCCGTGGACCGCAGCTACTCGCTGTCCAGTTCGCCCACCAAACCGTGGACCTTCGATATCACCGTCAAACGTGATCCTCAGGGGCTGGTCTCGCCGTGGGTGCACGAAAACGTCAAACCCGGTACCGTCCTTGAAATGCTCGGACCGGTCGGAGCATTCCACCTGCCCGACGCCGACCGGAGGGCCCGGTACCTCCTGCTGGCCGCAGGCGCGGGCATTACCCCCATCATGTCGATGGTGCGGACCATCCATTCCCTGCCCGGGCAGTCCGACGTCATCGTGCTCTACCACGGAGCGGCGGCCGGAGGTTTTGCCTTTCATCTGGAGTTGACCTACATCGCCTCCGTGGACTCGCGCATCAAGGTCTTTTACTCCCTGGGAGACCGCAGCCAACCCGAGGGGTGGGAATGGCTCACCGGAAGACTCACGGCGGCCATGCTGGATGAGGTGGCCCCCGATGCCAACGGCCGCCAGGTGTACGCCTGCGGCCCCGAGAGCTATCTGAACACCGCCGCCGAACTCCTCGGAAAGGTCGGCGTCGATGACACCTCAATCCACATGGAGTTTTTCTCCGGAGACCGCCAGACGAGGCTGGAGTACCGGTCGGAGCTCGCATTCGCCGTGGACATCGCGGAGGGAATCACCAAGGAAATTGCCGGTTCCGCTGAGGACTACTACGAACGCCAACCCGCCGCCTTTGGGTTGTACGAGCCCGGCCACGACGCCGGGGGGACCCGAAAGTCCACAGGGCTGCCGCTGGAAACCGCCGATCCGGGCGGGCCTCCTGCCAAAGCCGCCGCAGGCAGCACGGACGCGGGGACGGACGCGGGGACGGAGGAAGGGACCCCCGATGCCTCGAGCTTCGACACCGTGGGAACGGGAAGCCTCACCCTGTCCTTCATGCGCACCGGCATCAACGTGCGCATCGACCCCGCCGAGCACATCCTGGGAGTGGCCCAGCGTGCCGGCGTGAGGATCGGCGCCAACTGCAAGGAGGGAATGTGCGGCTCCTGCAAGGTCGTCAAGCTGTCCGGGGACGTCGAGATGAACCACCAGGGCGGCATCCGGTCACGGGAAATCGATGCCGGCAAGTTTCTGCCCTGCTGCTCCACCGCGCGTACAGATCTGGTAATCGACGCCTAG
- a CDS encoding aromatic ring-hydroxylating dioxygenase subunit alpha, whose product MSAPVNTPLNARGKPASSLRADQLAEITGLFEFRRSGYSLDAPFYTDPTVFTIDMQAIFGQHWIFAASVAELPEPGDYVTVNYGPYSLIVLHNDDGGVNVLHNVCRHRGARVLTEPAGTTGNLVCGYHSWTYSPDGNLIHASAPGETEFDKGCFGLKRAHSRIVAGLIFICIADEPPTDFDETGEIFEPYLAPHDLSKTKIAYQQNIIEEGNWKLVMENNRECYHCDGHPELACSLFPTWGLTEGLVPHHLEEVWDRNKEAQSLLEDRCRRYGLPYEVVEELDTRVAGIRISRESLDGDGESFSPDGRRLSKKLLGDLRDFRLGRCSMHLQPNSWFHFLGDHVITFAVFPVNEHQTLVRTTWLVADDAEDGVDYDVEKLTHTWKQTNLQDKAFVELCQKGAGSPAYEPGPYMKSEYQVEAFINWYVQRVQEHLA is encoded by the coding sequence ATGTCCGCTCCAGTGAACACACCCCTCAACGCACGAGGAAAGCCCGCCTCATCGCTGCGTGCCGATCAGTTGGCCGAAATCACCGGTTTATTCGAATTCCGGCGCTCGGGATACTCCCTCGACGCACCCTTCTACACCGACCCGACGGTCTTCACCATCGACATGCAGGCCATTTTCGGCCAACACTGGATCTTTGCCGCGAGCGTCGCCGAGCTCCCTGAGCCGGGCGACTACGTCACGGTCAACTACGGGCCCTACTCCCTGATCGTGCTGCACAACGACGACGGCGGCGTGAACGTGCTGCACAACGTGTGCCGCCACCGCGGCGCACGTGTCCTGACCGAACCGGCGGGTACCACGGGAAACCTGGTCTGCGGCTACCACTCCTGGACCTACTCCCCCGACGGCAATTTGATCCATGCTTCGGCGCCCGGGGAAACAGAGTTCGACAAGGGCTGTTTTGGCCTCAAGCGCGCCCACAGCCGCATAGTCGCTGGACTGATCTTCATCTGCATTGCGGACGAACCGCCGACGGATTTCGACGAAACCGGAGAAATCTTCGAGCCCTACCTCGCGCCCCATGACCTGTCGAAGACGAAAATCGCTTACCAGCAGAACATCATCGAAGAGGGCAACTGGAAGCTCGTCATGGAGAACAACCGTGAGTGCTACCACTGCGACGGCCACCCGGAACTCGCCTGTTCCCTCTTTCCCACCTGGGGACTGACGGAGGGCCTGGTCCCGCACCATCTCGAGGAGGTGTGGGACCGCAACAAGGAGGCACAGTCACTGCTCGAGGACCGTTGCCGCCGTTACGGCCTTCCCTACGAAGTTGTCGAGGAGCTTGACACCCGAGTGGCGGGCATCCGCATCTCCCGGGAATCACTCGACGGTGACGGCGAATCGTTCTCCCCTGACGGGCGCCGGCTGTCCAAGAAGCTGCTCGGCGACTTGCGGGACTTCCGGCTTGGCCGCTGCTCGATGCACCTGCAGCCCAACAGCTGGTTCCATTTCCTCGGGGACCACGTCATCACGTTCGCCGTTTTTCCCGTCAATGAACACCAGACGCTGGTGCGCACCACCTGGCTGGTGGCCGACGACGCCGAGGACGGCGTCGACTACGACGTAGAGAAACTCACGCACACCTGGAAGCAGACCAATCTGCAGGACAAAGCGTTCGTGGAGCTGTGCCAGAAGGGCGCCGGCAGCCCCGCCTACGAACCGGGCCCCTACATGAAAAGCGAATACCAGGTTGAGGCGTTCATTAACTGGTACGTGCAGCGTGTGCAGGAGCACTTGGCATGA
- a CDS encoding LysR family transcriptional regulator — MIDPRLITLRVFAGCGTVGTTAELTGYSPSAVSAQLRELQRVLGMQLLTKDGRGVRLTSTGRFLVEGSDRLIAEWESLRASALAAGGQVQTRFGLGGFSTAAARLLAPLAATLRSTHPLLEVQVLEANPARCFDLLVAERIDLAVIVAMQSHSYVEDDPRFEQIVLLDDPLDVIISSDHPLAAREAVTLEELASEPWITDAAGSAYHSLFTAAFTAVGVTPRIAHEAVEWETQIAFVSAGLGVGLLPRLAPLHHGENVVRLHITGRGKPSRRIVAAVRTGSITSPLIQESLGILQSSADCILTTRPQDSL, encoded by the coding sequence ATGATCGATCCTCGGCTCATCACACTCCGGGTGTTTGCCGGTTGCGGCACCGTTGGCACCACCGCGGAGCTCACGGGTTATTCTCCCTCCGCCGTCTCGGCGCAACTGCGGGAGCTCCAACGCGTGCTCGGAATGCAGCTGTTGACGAAGGACGGCCGGGGCGTGCGGCTGACCTCCACGGGCCGGTTTCTTGTAGAGGGCTCGGACCGGCTCATTGCGGAATGGGAGAGCCTGCGCGCCTCGGCCCTGGCGGCCGGCGGCCAGGTGCAGACGCGTTTCGGCCTTGGCGGTTTCTCCACCGCGGCGGCCCGGCTGCTCGCTCCGCTGGCCGCCACTCTGCGCTCAACACACCCCTTGCTGGAGGTGCAGGTACTCGAGGCCAACCCGGCCCGCTGCTTCGATTTGCTGGTTGCCGAGCGAATCGATCTCGCAGTCATCGTGGCCATGCAGTCCCACAGCTATGTTGAGGACGATCCGCGCTTCGAGCAGATTGTTCTGCTCGACGATCCTCTGGACGTGATCATTTCCTCCGACCACCCGCTGGCAGCGCGGGAAGCCGTGACGCTTGAAGAACTGGCGTCGGAACCGTGGATCACTGACGCCGCCGGTTCCGCCTACCATTCCCTCTTCACGGCAGCCTTCACGGCAGTCGGGGTGACGCCGCGGATTGCCCATGAGGCCGTTGAATGGGAGACCCAGATCGCCTTTGTCAGTGCGGGGTTGGGTGTGGGCCTGCTGCCGAGGCTGGCGCCCCTGCATCACGGTGAAAACGTGGTTCGGCTGCACATTACCGGCCGCGGGAAGCCTTCACGGCGCATAGTCGCCGCGGTGCGCACGGGCAGCATCACGTCTCCCCTGATACAGGAGTCGCTCGGGATCCTGCAGTCCAGCGCGGATTGCATCCTCACCACCCGGCCCCAAGACAGTCTCTGA
- a CDS encoding BCCT family transporter gives MASNSDQKSHTPEDLPADDGVAGGLLHDEPRNGGKSTAVTTVPGDADGTSAVPDPEDGEELLIPDVEYEQILEDLRHAKTEQTAANRRNHKLSLDKITFGITGAIAIAFVIWGFAGRDSLSLSSTGALNWVMEYTGWLFMLMASLFVIFVLWLALGKFGNIPLGKDGERPEFRTVSWVAMMFAAGMGIGLMFYGVAEPLYHYVSPPPGTVDGSTPEAIQTAMATSIFHWTLHPWAMYAVVGIAMAYGTYRLGRRQLISVAFTSLFGVRRVEGPLGKFINILAIFATLFGTAASLGLGALQIGSGMTSNGWFGQVGTPVLVAIVGVLTLCFVASAVSGISRGIQWLSNINMVLAAILALVVFVVGPTLFILNLIPSAVGDYARDLAEMSTRTEAVGDESLRSWMTSWTIFYWAWWLSWTPFVGLFIARISRGRTIRQFVTGVLLVPSVVSVIWFCIFGGTAFHIQQEAEGANSPGLVTMVDGTPSVNFDGALFDLIKNLSMPDWAVSAVIVLAMVLVAIFFITGADAASIVMGSLSSNGAEHPRRGVVIFWGCLTGAVAAVMLLAGGNEPSEALAGLQRITIVAALPFMIVMLLLCFALTKDLRRDPLSLRRRLATSVVERAIRSGVEQHGGAQFDLVTKHECAEKCSDSDCPGRTPTGSIPATQPRHRHPGGQ, from the coding sequence ATGGCTTCCAACAGTGACCAGAAATCCCACACGCCCGAGGACCTGCCTGCCGATGACGGGGTGGCTGGCGGCTTACTTCACGACGAACCCCGGAACGGGGGCAAGAGCACGGCAGTCACTACTGTCCCCGGTGACGCAGACGGAACCTCCGCTGTCCCCGATCCGGAGGACGGAGAGGAACTCCTCATCCCGGACGTCGAGTACGAACAGATCCTCGAAGACCTCCGTCACGCCAAGACGGAGCAGACAGCCGCAAATCGACGCAATCACAAGCTGTCCCTCGACAAGATTACCTTCGGGATCACCGGAGCCATCGCCATTGCCTTTGTTATCTGGGGTTTTGCAGGGCGCGACAGTCTGTCCCTGTCCTCCACCGGCGCCCTCAACTGGGTGATGGAGTACACCGGCTGGCTCTTCATGCTGATGGCATCACTTTTCGTGATCTTCGTCCTGTGGCTGGCCCTGGGCAAGTTCGGCAACATCCCGCTGGGCAAGGACGGCGAGAGGCCCGAATTCCGAACCGTCTCCTGGGTTGCGATGATGTTCGCCGCCGGCATGGGCATCGGGCTCATGTTCTACGGCGTGGCCGAACCGCTTTATCACTACGTCTCTCCCCCGCCCGGAACGGTGGACGGTAGTACGCCCGAAGCAATCCAGACGGCCATGGCAACGTCGATCTTCCACTGGACCCTGCATCCGTGGGCCATGTACGCCGTCGTGGGGATCGCCATGGCCTACGGCACCTACCGCCTGGGACGCCGGCAACTGATCTCCGTCGCCTTCACCTCACTTTTCGGCGTCCGGAGGGTGGAAGGGCCATTGGGAAAGTTCATCAACATCCTGGCCATTTTCGCCACCCTGTTTGGCACCGCTGCATCATTGGGCCTGGGCGCCCTGCAAATCGGCAGCGGCATGACCTCCAACGGCTGGTTCGGCCAAGTCGGCACGCCGGTGCTCGTGGCAATCGTGGGCGTCCTGACCTTGTGCTTCGTCGCATCGGCCGTCTCCGGCATTAGCCGCGGCATCCAGTGGCTCTCCAACATCAATATGGTCCTGGCCGCCATCCTTGCGCTGGTGGTCTTCGTCGTCGGCCCCACCCTTTTCATCCTCAACCTGATCCCCTCCGCGGTGGGAGACTACGCGCGCGACCTGGCCGAAATGTCGACCCGGACCGAAGCGGTCGGCGATGAGTCACTGCGCAGCTGGATGACCAGCTGGACAATTTTCTACTGGGCCTGGTGGCTGTCCTGGACGCCTTTCGTAGGCCTCTTCATTGCCCGCATCAGCCGCGGCCGCACCATCCGTCAGTTCGTAACCGGCGTGCTGCTGGTACCCAGCGTGGTCAGCGTGATCTGGTTCTGCATCTTTGGAGGGACAGCCTTCCACATCCAGCAGGAAGCCGAAGGGGCCAACTCCCCCGGGCTGGTCACCATGGTCGACGGAACTCCGTCCGTGAACTTCGACGGAGCGCTTTTTGACTTGATCAAGAACCTGAGCATGCCTGACTGGGCTGTTAGCGCCGTTATTGTGCTGGCCATGGTCCTCGTCGCCATCTTCTTCATCACCGGCGCGGACGCCGCCTCCATTGTGATGGGGTCGCTCAGCTCCAACGGTGCGGAGCACCCCCGCCGCGGCGTGGTCATCTTCTGGGGCTGCCTTACCGGCGCCGTGGCGGCGGTCATGCTGCTGGCCGGCGGAAATGAACCATCGGAAGCCCTGGCGGGCCTGCAGCGCATCACCATCGTGGCAGCGCTGCCGTTCATGATCGTCATGCTGCTGCTCTGCTTTGCGCTCACCAAGGACCTGCGGCGCGATCCGCTTTCCCTGCGGCGCCGCCTGGCCACATCCGTCGTCGAGCGGGCCATACGCTCTGGCGTGGAACAGCACGGCGGCGCGCAGTTCGACCTCGTCACAAAGCACGAATGCGCCGAGAAGTGCTCTGACTCGGACTGCCCGGGACGGACTCCCACGGGCAGCATCCCAGCCACCCAGCCCCGGCATCGGCATCCGGGCGGTCAATAG
- a CDS encoding GntR family transcriptional regulator, with amino-acid sequence MLCDELIVLDIKPGEPLNDDVISRRLGVGRTPIREAMKRLENDHLVVAYPRRGTFAAGVDIKDLAEISEIRQLLEPAAAARAARFASPQLREELRDFAREVGQLLPGMTSQRDLMRLDMRVHRMIYRATGSRHLEDILVRYDNLATRIWSLVIEKLPPVSEHIAQHVELLERIADGDSEAAARLTTRHITDFENLIRAVL; translated from the coding sequence ATGTTGTGCGACGAATTGATCGTCCTGGACATTAAACCGGGCGAACCCCTCAACGATGATGTGATTTCCCGTCGGCTCGGCGTTGGCAGGACGCCAATCCGCGAAGCTATGAAGCGGCTGGAGAATGACCATTTGGTGGTGGCTTACCCCCGGCGGGGAACGTTCGCCGCCGGCGTGGACATCAAGGATTTGGCTGAGATCTCCGAGATCCGGCAGCTTTTGGAACCGGCCGCAGCCGCACGGGCTGCGCGGTTTGCGTCCCCGCAGCTTCGGGAGGAACTTCGGGACTTTGCGCGTGAAGTGGGACAGCTGCTGCCCGGGATGACGTCGCAACGGGATCTCATGCGTCTGGACATGCGGGTTCACCGGATGATCTACCGGGCCACCGGAAGCAGGCACCTGGAGGACATCCTGGTTCGATACGACAACCTGGCAACAAGGATTTGGAGCCTGGTGATTGAAAAGCTCCCGCCGGTCTCCGAGCATATTGCCCAGCATGTTGAACTGCTCGAACGCATCGCGGATGGAGATTCCGAAGCCGCTGCACGGCTGACCACGCGGCACATCACCGATTTCGAGAACCTCATCAGGGCTGTGCTCTAG
- a CDS encoding GcvT family protein has translation MASTPRIVIIGAGIVGTNLADELVDRGWNNITVVDQGPLNLPGGSTSHAPGLVFQTNPSKTMSAFARYTVEKLLSLTEDGISCFDQVGGLEVATTETRLADLKRKLGYAESWGIDGRILSPAECRELYPLLNEEDILGGLHVPSDGLARAARAVQLLIRRTEAAGVTYRGNTAVTGIEQSDRRVTGVETSEGVIPADIVVSCAGFWGARIGEMIGMMVPLIPLAHQYVKTTPVPALKGRNELPNGASLPILRHQDRDLYYREHGDRYGIGSYAHRPMPVDLADLGSYDAGSISDRNMPSRLDFTLEDFLPSWEDTKQLLPALAECDIEDGFNGIFSFTPDGGALVGESKELDGFFVAEAVWVTHSAGIARAVAELLTTGKSQIDLGECDIHRFEEVQLTPEYVRETSQQNFVEIYDVLHPLQPKLSPRNLRVSPFHARHKALGAYFLESGGWERPYWFEANAELLKEMPAQWLPPARDAWSAMFSSPIAAAEAWKTRTAVAMYDMTPLKRLEISGPGALKLLQELSTGDMAKKTGAVTYTLLLDTAGGIRSDITVARLSEDTFQLGANGNIDTAYFERAARHQTENGTADDWVQVRDTTGGTCCIGLWGPLARDLMSTVSSDDFSNDGLRYFRAKQAVVGGVTVTALRLSYVGELGWELYTSADNGQRLWDALWKAGQPFGVIAAGRAAFSSLRLEKGYRSWGADMTTEHNPLEAGLGFAVKMAKEDFVGKAALEGRSEENSTRRLRCLTVDDGRSIVLGKEPVFYKDQAVGYVTSAAYGYTVGRPIAYAYLPAAVSVGDSVEIEYFGRRFPATVTADPLYDPAMTRLRG, from the coding sequence ATGGCATCGACGCCACGCATTGTCATTATCGGAGCTGGGATTGTCGGCACGAACCTGGCCGATGAACTGGTCGACCGGGGTTGGAACAACATCACAGTGGTGGACCAGGGGCCGCTCAACCTGCCCGGGGGCTCCACTTCGCACGCCCCGGGTCTCGTGTTCCAGACAAACCCTTCAAAAACCATGTCGGCCTTCGCCCGGTACACCGTCGAAAAGCTCCTGTCCCTGACCGAGGACGGCATCAGCTGCTTCGACCAGGTCGGCGGCCTCGAAGTCGCCACCACCGAGACCCGCCTGGCGGATCTCAAACGGAAGCTGGGATACGCCGAATCCTGGGGAATCGACGGAAGGATCCTCTCCCCCGCCGAATGCAGGGAGCTGTACCCGCTCCTGAACGAGGAGGACATCCTGGGCGGGCTCCATGTCCCCAGTGACGGCCTGGCACGTGCGGCCCGGGCCGTCCAGCTGCTGATTCGGCGCACCGAGGCTGCAGGCGTCACCTACCGGGGGAACACCGCGGTCACGGGCATTGAGCAGTCTGACCGCCGCGTGACTGGTGTCGAGACCTCCGAAGGCGTCATCCCCGCCGACATAGTGGTCTCCTGTGCAGGCTTCTGGGGCGCCAGGATCGGCGAAATGATTGGCATGATGGTTCCCCTGATCCCCCTGGCCCACCAGTACGTCAAAACCACTCCGGTGCCGGCGCTAAAGGGTCGCAACGAACTTCCCAATGGTGCTTCGCTGCCGATCCTGAGGCATCAGGACCGGGACCTCTATTACCGTGAACACGGCGACCGCTACGGCATCGGCTCTTACGCGCACCGCCCCATGCCCGTGGACCTTGCGGACCTGGGCTCTTACGACGCCGGCAGCATCAGCGACCGCAACATGCCCTCGCGGCTGGACTTCACCTTGGAGGACTTTCTCCCGTCCTGGGAGGACACCAAGCAACTGCTTCCGGCACTGGCTGAATGCGACATCGAAGATGGCTTCAACGGTATTTTCTCCTTCACCCCCGACGGCGGCGCTCTGGTGGGCGAGTCAAAGGAGCTCGACGGCTTCTTCGTGGCCGAAGCCGTTTGGGTGACCCACTCGGCGGGGATCGCCCGGGCTGTTGCCGAGCTTCTGACCACCGGCAAGTCCCAGATCGATCTGGGTGAATGTGACATCCACCGTTTTGAAGAGGTTCAGCTGACCCCCGAGTACGTGAGGGAAACGTCCCAGCAGAACTTCGTGGAAATCTATGATGTCCTGCACCCGCTCCAGCCCAAGCTGTCCCCGCGCAACCTTCGGGTCAGCCCTTTCCACGCCCGCCACAAGGCCCTGGGGGCGTATTTCCTGGAGTCCGGAGGTTGGGAGCGCCCTTACTGGTTTGAAGCCAACGCGGAACTGTTGAAGGAGATGCCTGCGCAGTGGCTGCCCCCGGCACGTGACGCATGGTCGGCGATGTTCAGCTCGCCCATCGCCGCCGCTGAAGCCTGGAAGACCCGTACCGCGGTGGCCATGTATGACATGACCCCGCTCAAGCGACTGGAAATTTCGGGCCCGGGAGCACTGAAGCTGCTGCAGGAACTCAGCACAGGCGACATGGCGAAAAAAACGGGCGCAGTCACCTACACCCTGCTGCTGGATACGGCAGGCGGCATCCGGAGTGACATCACCGTGGCAAGGCTGAGCGAGGACACCTTCCAGCTCGGAGCCAACGGAAACATCGACACCGCTTACTTTGAGCGGGCCGCACGCCACCAGACCGAAAACGGAACCGCGGACGACTGGGTGCAGGTGCGCGACACGACCGGCGGCACCTGCTGCATCGGCCTGTGGGGCCCGCTCGCCCGGGACCTGATGAGCACAGTGAGCAGCGACGACTTTTCCAATGACGGTCTTCGCTACTTCCGCGCCAAGCAGGCAGTCGTCGGCGGCGTCACCGTGACCGCACTGCGCTTGTCCTATGTGGGAGAGCTGGGCTGGGAACTGTACACGAGCGCCGACAATGGCCAGCGCCTCTGGGATGCCCTCTGGAAAGCCGGACAGCCTTTCGGCGTCATCGCCGCGGGCCGGGCTGCCTTTAGCTCTTTGCGGCTGGAAAAGGGCTACCGCTCGTGGGGCGCTGACATGACCACCGAGCACAACCCCCTGGAAGCCGGCTTGGGGTTCGCCGTGAAGATGGCCAAGGAGGACTTTGTCGGGAAGGCCGCCCTGGAAGGCCGCTCCGAGGAGAATTCCACCCGCCGCCTGCGCTGTCTCACGGTCGACGACGGCCGGAGCATCGTGCTGGGCAAGGAACCGGTGTTCTACAAGGACCAGGCCGTTGGCTACGTGACCAGTGCGGCCTACGGCTACACCGTGGGCAGGCCGATCGCCTACGCATATCTTCCCGCTGCTGTCAGCGTGGGGGACTCGGTTGAGATCGAGTACTTCGGACGCCGCTTCCCGGCCACCGTCACCGCGGATCCGCTCTACGACCCCGCGATGACCAGGCTCCGAGGCTAG